Below is a window of Bacillota bacterium DNA.
CCGGAAGGGGCGACGGCAATCAGATCCTGCATCTGCCCGCTGAGCCCGAGCGCCGCGACGGCAAAGCGTTCCGGGTGGCATGCCCGCATGGCCTCGCACGCCGCCACCCACCAGGCCTCGGGGCGCTGTTCCATGACGCCTCCCGGGCCCGTCTCGATACCGTACGACCGGGAGGCGGTCTCGACAATAAGCCCGTCTCCCCTGACCAGAGCCGCTTTGACCGCTGTGGTCCCGATGTCAAGGGCGGCGATAACGTCCTCTACCACGATGTTCACCCCCGTGCGGCGCGGGCCAGCGCCGCCACCGTCTGGCCAACCGCCTGGCTGCTTCCCTCGGCCGCTTCGACCAGGGCGGTGCCCACAATCACGCCCTCTACGCCGAGCTTCCGAAGGTACGCCACGTGTTCCGGGGTCTGAATCCCAAAGCCGACCGCAACGGGAAGCGCCTGGTTGCCCCGGGCTTCCACCACGTGACGAACAAGGCGGGCTGTGGCCGCAAGGTCCACCGGGCCCCCGGTCTGGGGCGCGCAACTCTGAACGTAGACGAATGTCCCGTCGAGGCGGGCGCAGGCCGCCAGCACGCTCTCCACGCCTTCTGTCGTGTCTTCCGGCCGGATGAAGCCCACCGCCGCGATGCCCGAGGAGGCGGCGTGCGCTGCAAGCGCGGCGAATGCCTCATGGCTCAAGTCGGGGAAGAGCACGCCGTCCAGCCCGGCGGCTGCGATGTGGCGAGCGGCTTCGCCCGCCGCCCGGGCCGGGTCTGTGCCCGGTTCGAGCTGAGCCGCATACCCCATGGCCACAACGGGAAGCTTTGCCGCCCGGCGCACGGCCGCGCCCAGGCGAAGCGCCTCGTGGAAGTCGATGCCGAGCGACCGCTGGACCTTTAAGGCTGAGCGGATGATGGGGCCGTCGAGGTGGGGGGCCGGAACCGGCAGCCCCAGTTCCAGCACGTCCAACCCGCTGGCAGCCGCCGCCCGCACCGCCGCCGCAAAGCGCGAGGGTTCCGGGAAGCCCGCCGGGAGATACCCGATCAGGGCCAGGCGTGACTCCTGGCGGGCTCGGGCGAAGGCATCCGCCAGGGAAGGCATCCGAGGGCTCACGTGCGGTTCCCCGCCAGTCGGGACACCAGGACGGCCGCGACGATGATGAAGCCGGTGAGCACGTCCTGGATGTAGGTGTTGACCTGCAGGATGTTGAGGCCGTTGCTCAGCGTACCGAGAATCAGGACGCCCACGGTCGAACCGGGGACGTTGGGCTGCCCCTCCTTGAACATGGTCATCCCGAGGAACACGGCGGCGATGGATGTGAGCATGAACGGCTCGCCGGCCAGGGGGTGGGCCGAGGCGAGGCGGCTTGTCAGGACGATGCCCGCCACCGCCGCGCCCATCCCTGAGATGACGAACGCCGCAAACCTCATTCGCCGCACGTTGACCCCGGACAGGTAGGCCGCCTCGGGGTTGCCGCCCACCGCATACCAGCGCCGCCCGGTGGTGGTATGAGTGAGCACGGCCCAACTCGCCAACAGCGCCGCCGCCATCAGCAGCACCGGAACCGGGATGGCTCCCACCGCCCCCTGCCCCACCACCAGGAAGCGGTCGGGCAGGCCAAAGACGGTGGCGCCGTCCGTGTACCACAGGGCCAAGCCGCGGAACGCCGTCATCGTGGCGAGGGTCGTCACGAACGCTGACAATCCCAGGTAAGCGACCAGCAGCCC
It encodes the following:
- a CDS encoding FGGY family carbohydrate kinase — its product is MVEDVIAALDIGTTAVKAALVRGDGLIVETASRSYGIETGPGGVMEQRPEAWWVAACEAMRACHPERFAVAALGLSGQMQDLIAVAPSGPLRPAILYADTRAAQEAAQVEQVWGAERWQATTGNLQDAS
- a CDS encoding ABC transporter permease → GLLVAYLGLSAFVTTLATMTAFRGLALWYTDGATVFGLPDRFLVVGQGAVGAIPVPVLLMAAALLASWAVLTHTTTGRRWYAVGGNPEAAYLSGVNVRRMRFAAFVISGMGAAVAGIVLTSRLASAHPLAGEPFMLTSIAAVFLGMTMFKEGQPNVPGSTVGVLILGTLSNGLNILQVNTYIQDVLTGFIIVAAVLVSRLAGNRT
- the trpA gene encoding tryptophan synthase subunit alpha; translated protein: MSPRMPSLADAFARARQESRLALIGYLPAGFPEPSRFAAAVRAAAASGLDVLELGLPVPAPHLDGPIIRSALKVQRSLGIDFHEALRLGAAVRRAAKLPVVAMGYAAQLEPGTDPARAAGEAARHIAAAGLDGVLFPDLSHEAFAALAAHAASSGIAAVGFIRPEDTTEGVESVLAACARLDGTFVYVQSCAPQTGGPVDLAATARLVRHVVEARGNQALPVAVGFGIQTPEHVAYLRKLGVEGVIVGTALVEAAEGSSQAVGQTVAALARAARG